One window of Trifolium pratense cultivar HEN17-A07 linkage group LG5, ARS_RC_1.1, whole genome shotgun sequence genomic DNA carries:
- the LOC123883753 gene encoding chromatin assembly factor 1 subunit FAS1-like isoform X1, which translates to METLEKELEGLFRYYRVVMSQKVVVDLKQCGGSRNAVVAALMEESELPLSKLVDEIHGKLNSEVANGGIMLAEAVNSALVKSSVLIVGQRMMYGVPNADADILEDHSDSCLWCWEVHPCGQYRKNTVVGILQAEHGLPPVFPIHRLDRLVSGLLIMARNASKADSFRQEIEVGLVKKQYIAKVVGEFPENEIITMLCLSFVQSN; encoded by the exons ATGGAAACCCTAGAAAAAGAGCTTGAAGGTTTGTTTCGGTACTATAGGGTTGTTATGAGTCAGAAAGTTGTTGTTGACCTTAAGCAATGCGGTGGTTCTAGAAATGCTGTTGTTGCTGCGTTGATGGAGGAGAGCGAACTTCCGTTGTCGAAGCTTGTTGATGAGATTCATGGGAAGCTAAATAGTGAGGTGGCGAATGGGGGAATTATGTTGGCGGAAGCTGTTAATTCTGCTTTAGTGAAAAGTAGTGTGCTGATTGTTGGTCAGAGGATGATGTACGGAGTTCCTAATGCTGATGCTGATATACTTGAGGATCATTCTGATTCATGTCTCTGGTGTTGGGAG GTTCATCCATGCGGTCAATATCGTAAGAACACTGTTGTTGGCATTCTTCAAGCAGAGCATGGGCTGCCTCCTGTGTTTC CTATCCATCGACTGGATCGCCTTGTCTCAGGACTCCTTATTATGGCCAGAAATGCTTCAAAAGCTGACAGTTTTAGGCAAGAG ATTGAAGTTGGCTTAGTAAAGAAACAGTATATTGCAAAAGTAGTTGGCGAGTTTCCGGAGAATGAG ATAATCACAATGCTTTGTCTTTCATTTGTGCAATCAAATTAA
- the LOC123883753 gene encoding chromatin assembly factor 1 subunit FAS1-like isoform X2 — METLEKELEGLFRYYRVVMSQKVVVDLKQCGGSRNAVVAALMEESELPLSKLVDEIHGKLNSEVANGGIMLAEAVNSALVKSSVLIVGQRMMYGVPNADADILEDHSDSCLWCWEVHPCGQYRKNTVVGILQAEHGLPPVFPIHRLDRLVSGLLIMARNASKADSFRQEIITMLCLSFVQSN; from the exons ATGGAAACCCTAGAAAAAGAGCTTGAAGGTTTGTTTCGGTACTATAGGGTTGTTATGAGTCAGAAAGTTGTTGTTGACCTTAAGCAATGCGGTGGTTCTAGAAATGCTGTTGTTGCTGCGTTGATGGAGGAGAGCGAACTTCCGTTGTCGAAGCTTGTTGATGAGATTCATGGGAAGCTAAATAGTGAGGTGGCGAATGGGGGAATTATGTTGGCGGAAGCTGTTAATTCTGCTTTAGTGAAAAGTAGTGTGCTGATTGTTGGTCAGAGGATGATGTACGGAGTTCCTAATGCTGATGCTGATATACTTGAGGATCATTCTGATTCATGTCTCTGGTGTTGGGAG GTTCATCCATGCGGTCAATATCGTAAGAACACTGTTGTTGGCATTCTTCAAGCAGAGCATGGGCTGCCTCCTGTGTTTC CTATCCATCGACTGGATCGCCTTGTCTCAGGACTCCTTATTATGGCCAGAAATGCTTCAAAAGCTGACAGTTTTAGGCAAGAG ATAATCACAATGCTTTGTCTTTCATTTGTGCAATCAAATTAA
- the LOC123883755 gene encoding uncharacterized protein LOC123883755, translated as MCPKDNVIVCLCSLHHKIPEAAKSVFTNAFKVHQLATFGNRKKTSWIFPKTRVQPNGNDCGYYVMKNMIDIVSASITKNWMEVFNDPTALTEEELYDLRDRWATCFLQLYNPEVDYDDADEKD; from the exons ATGTGTCCTAAGGACAATGTAATAGTTTGCCTTTGTTCATTACACCATAAGATACCTGAAGCAGCGAAGAGTGTTTTTACAAA tgCTTTTAAAGTTCATCAATTAGCAACATTTGGTAATAGAAAGAAGACTTCATGGATTTTTCCCAAA ACAAGAGTACAGCCTAACGGCAATGACTGTGGATATTATGTAATGAAGAATATGATTGACATTGTCTCTGCTAGTATTACAAAGAATTGGATGGAG GTGTTCAATGATCCCACGGCATTAACAGAGGAGGAGTTGTATGATTTGCGAGACCGCTGGGCAACTTGTTTTCTTCAACTATATAATcccgaggtagattatgatgatgCCGACGAGAAAgattag